The genomic segment CGTAACTATCCTTCGACTTTTGGTTTTTATACGATCAAATCTTATTTCGGGGGACATAATTGCAAACCCAATGCTACAAAAGGTTAAACGTGTGCCAACATGTTAACGATATGAAAACGATGCCCAGTGTCATAACTGATCCGCTCCAGCGCCTGCGGCGGATGCCCACCATGTATACCTTGGACGTGCTATGGGACGAAGACAAGTCCGGAAAAGTGTACTTAGAGGGGCAAAATTGAGAAGACACCAACCCGAAGACGACGAACTATGACTCACGGATAACGCATTTGGTACGTTACTTCTGCAGCATCAGCATGAAACGGGCCCATATGCTCATATTTAATCTCAATCTGACAATATGCCGCGTGGCAAgccaagcaaataaaaaaaaacgatgacCTCTACATTGATTCACCTGCAGGGCGATAGACAGGCTGATGAGAACCACGAGCACGGTGTAGAAGTCGTGTTCGTCCCCACGCTGTATGATGGTCTTGAGTTGGGTGGCGTTGACCGAGAGCAGGGCCACGTCGAGCATGCCCTGCGCCAAGGTCTTCTTGGTGGCGTACAGGTTTGGGTTCATGCTGGCGCTGGTCCGCACCCAGCCCGTCTTCGTCATAGAGGTGGCCCCCACTGGACCGTCACCGTTAGCTGTCGGGGATCCGCCCTGCGCGAGCGAGAAAGGTGTTTAGATACTAAAGGCAGAAACTTCGGCCTGAGGCACATTTCTCGAGCCAGCTGCTCTGCGTTAGGAAaggagaaagagggaaagaaagaggagcATGATGGGTGCCGGTGAGGACAAAAGGAAGACGCAAAGCACAACAGTCAAATCTGCTTATACCCTATGGAGCCCAGGCGCCTACTTTTTAAAATGTCAAGTAAGGTCTACACGGTCTGAAAACCAAATGCGCAGTAACACGAACGGCACGGTATAACGTCTTCTGACAACGGTTGGCTGTCGAGACAGGCAAGATCATCGGTCAACCTCTGTAGCTTTCGCATGTAATAATGTATTCACATAGCAGACACTGGCGTCAAGAGTTGAAAATTTAGGCTTAAGGCATGCAGCGTTACAGGTACACTAAAGCTATGCGATCATTTAGGTCGGTAACGAGCGAGGTGCGCTTGATGGCGCATGTCTTCGTGCGTGATCTGGACCTCTGTCGACAGGGCGCAGGCTAATGCATTTTTTGCGGCAAGGTTGTATTTCGTTGACACGTGGACCCCGTCGCTCGTGGTACTCCACAGTTCTAGACATCAAGTTAGACAATGCTCGTCCATCTATGGAGATTTACAATATCAAGACCGGTAGCTACGGGCTCTTGGCTACTGTGCGGTCACCATGTTTAATGTATTGTTGATCTTCTCAGACCTTTGTTAGCATTGTCACTGAAACATTTATGAAATACACAGGTGCTAACGCTACTTTCGAGTGATGGCTTGCCGAATTAATTTCTTTTCCTTAAGATCAGACAGTCAGGCGTGTTTGGCGTAACATCACAGGTAGCTCACGTTTGTAACGTCACATTACTGTCATCTGACGCTGATGTGTAGTAAAGTTGGCAGAAAACATGTCTGCCACATATTTCGACGGCCTATTCCGCAGTCATCTACATAGGGAAAGCCCATTTCTTGGTTTCTGATCTGAACATACACAGTCTACAACGGTCTGGAGCTATATGTCGTCTTGCTGAGTAAACCGTGAGAGTCATAGTTAAGCTATAGGATAAGTTGCTGCGTGAACTTGCCTCACAAAGCAGTTTTGGTTGGTTATTGGCACCCTGGCAAATTCGCCTTAATCGTGCATATCACATACGGCTTCGTTTCTGTTACAGCGAAGCCGATAAAGTTACTTGAACTACACTTTGCTCACAATTTCTTGTGCGAGCCTTTTGAAAGCCTGTACATAGGATCGTGcgcaaaaaaagacaagaaacatCTTCGCCGATCGCAGCAGAACTGAACAATCAAAAGTAAACATTGCCGGAGCAGAGGAAAACATCGCATATCGTCTGCGCATGAACAACAAAAAGTCTACGTCATTGTGAGGGTCACAAGAAATCATCAAAGGCTCTCTAACTTCAAACAACGCCCACTGGGATTTGCTGAAAGAGACTGCTGTAAATAACTCAGAATCGGATAGGAAGGAGCGTATATTGAGCGATTTGGGAAAAACACTGAAAAAGTTAAAAAGATGCCGCGGCATTGTCGCGAAAATAACTATGCTAATAAAGTTCATAAATCATAAAGTTCGACTGTTACATGGTGTGAAGCAGATATCTTGCCTGCAATCATGCTTCATGTACTGCACTGCATGAAGAGCATTCAGTGTGCGTAAATAAATAACAGCATATtctgatttatctttcagttgcGATAACATGCAACGCGCAAGGAATTCACTTATGGGTGGCACGCCGAAGAATTGGCCGATGCTGTGCAAGCATACGGCGATAATTAACAAGGGGCACCCACAAAGTACGTTACAATTGACTTTTAAATTAGGCATGGACATGAAAGATCTTTATATTGGTGGATAGAGTGGTGCGCATATTATTGTTCTAGATGTGACCCATCCTTTGTTTTCTTAAGAATTCATTGTAGCAGAGCATTATGTTTTGTACGCTTGTGTCATGCTATCCTGTCGCCTGTAGTTGAAACCAGGATGTCATTTCTGCCTGAACCGCAACATCACTGACAACATCTTTCCCGACAGAAACTATTTAAGTTTGCAGAAGACGCAGGGGAACGTTTTGTCAACAATGATGTGTTCCATGAAGAAGTGATGTCCTTGTTTAAGTCGATGGGACCACATTGGCGTGACATCGACATGCAATaggcatttttatttatttacaaaataacTGTGACAGGCTCCACTCAATCCTCACTCAATTGGTCTAATACACTCAATACACTCAATTGGTCTAA from the Dermacentor variabilis isolate Ectoservices chromosome 9, ASM5094787v1, whole genome shotgun sequence genome contains:
- the LOC142592630 gene encoding ninjurin-1-like isoform X4 codes for the protein MEGGSPTANGDGPVGATSMTKTGWVRTSASMNPNLYATKKTLAQGMLDVALLSVNATQLKTIIQRGDEHDFYTVLVVLISLSIALQILVGMVFLVLGFVNLNKDKNHRMAEILNNVATAAVFAVTVLNILTASFDSRNNDGTNFQRRPSQAQPLVPR
- the LOC142592630 gene encoding ninjurin-1-like isoform X3, with amino-acid sequence MITRVNPAMVNGGGSPTANGDGPVGATSMTKTGWVRTSASMNPNLYATKKTLAQGMLDVALLSVNATQLKTIIQRGDEHDFYTVLVVLISLSIALQILVGMVFLVLGFVNLNKDKNHRMAEILNNVATAAVFAVTVLNILTASFDSRNNDGTNFQRRPSQAQPLVPR